The following proteins are encoded in a genomic region of Arachis stenosperma cultivar V10309 chromosome 4, arast.V10309.gnm1.PFL2, whole genome shotgun sequence:
- the LOC130974280 gene encoding probable serine/threonine-protein kinase PBL1 → MGCFTVLKSKKKKHDQIAYVKRVSHSEHVPTILPEPHTRTLQSAPPSFRTRVKPIQPSKMTYNRTRALSAPSTLDAAEQDALASVEYEEQEELRHRGGGSMKEQHLSSPQPLPLPSPKGGSSLNAMGSFKSVTANVPPNSSGPLPLPPTGSLRNFQYEEIAAACLNFSLDRCMSECLSSTIYKASFGDDSSSSSKKFEATVTRLHPSNQGLKEFISEVNTIASLQHPNLCKLLGFHAREGKEQRMLVYERLYHGSLDRLLYVRSDGPSLDWNTRMKIAICAAQGLTFLHEEGPFQAMYNEFSTANIQIDKDFSAKLSGYGCVGQLPEEEISSSSSAVGNLSMETLEKGMLTPKSNVWSFGIFLLELLTGRKNLDSRHPKEERNLVKWSRPFLADDYRLSLIMDPQLKGRFPSKAARTVADIAQRCLQKEPSERPTMRTVVKHLKMIQDLKYSCRFPLQEPATISGKHMSRSPSLNGIISPAPRLSYSPSPPPAVAPPSVSPPRWSGVPFLPPRACSSTLSLEELDRQESRKSSSSASRRASVEGF, encoded by the exons ATGGGGTGTTTTACTGTTTtgaaaagcaagaagaaaaagcatgacCAAATTGCATATGTAAAACGAGTAAGCCACAGTGAGCATGTACCTACAATATTGCCTGAACCTCATACTCGCACGCTCCAATCTGCACCTCCTAGTTTTAGGACAAGAGTTAAACCCATTCAACCTAGTAAAATGACTTACAATAGAACAAGAGCATTATCTGCTCCATCAACTCTTGATGCAGCGGAACAAGATGCTTTGGCTTCGGTTGAGTATGAGGAACAAGAAGAGTTGAGACACCGAGGAGGAGGATCAATGAAGGAGCAGCATTTGTCTAGCCCACAACCTTTACCGCTTCCATCTCCTAAGGGTGGCAGTTCATTGAACGCAATGGGCAGCTTTAAGTCAGTGACAGCTAATGTTCCTCCAAATTCTTCTGGACCTTTGCCGCTTCCACCTACAGGGTCACTTCGAAACTTTCAGTATGAGGAAATTGCAGCTGCTTGCCTCAATTTCTCCTTGGATCGATGCATGTCGGAATGCCTTTCTTCAACCATATATAAAGCTTCCTTTGGCGATGATTCTTCTTCAAGCTCAAAGAAGTTTGAAGCCACTGTCACACGTCTACACCCATCAAATCAg GGCTTAAAGGAATTCATAAGTGAGGTCAATACTATAGCATCTTTGCAGCATCCAAACCTCTGTAAATTGCTAGGGTTTCATGCGCGTGAAGGTAAGGAACAAAGAATGTTGGTTTATGAGAGGCTATACCATGGAAGCTTGGACCGCCTGTTGTATGTGAGATCTGATGGCCCGTCTCTTGATTGgaacacaagaatgaaaatcgCTATATGTGCTGCACAAGGTCTTACTTTCTTGCATGAAGAAGGGCCTTTTCAG GCAATGTATAATGAATTCTCAACAGCCAACATACAGATAGACAAAGATTTCAGTGCCAAGCTTTCAGGGTATGGTTGCGTTGGACAACTTCCTGAGGAAGAGATATCGAGCAGTTCATCC GCTGTTGGCAACCTATCAATGGAGACACTGGAAAAAGGAATGCTCACACCAAAAAGCAACGTATGGAGTTTTGGAATTTTTCTTCTAGAGCTTCTTACTGGAAGAAAGAATCTGGATAGTCGTCACCCCAAGGAAGAGAGAAATTTGGTCAAGTGGAGCCGTCCCTTCCTAGCCGACGATTATCGACTCTCATTGATTATGGATCCTCAACTCAAGGGTCGCTTTCCCTCCAAAGCAGCGAGAACTGTAGCTGACATTGCCCAAAGATGCCTTCAGAAGGAGCCGTCCGAGAGACCAACCATGAGGACTGTTGTCAAACACCTAAAAATGATACAGGATTTAAAGTATTCTTGCCGGTTCCCGCTTCAAGAACCAGCCACAATCTCCGGAAAACATATGTCGAGATCCCCAAGTCTTAACGGCATCATCAGCCCTGCTCCTAGGCTGAGTTACTCGCCGTCTCCCCCACCAGCAGTGGCCCCGCCATCTGTTTCACCTCCAAGATGGTCCGGAGTCCCATTCCTTCCTCCGCGTGCATGTTCCTCTACCCTCTCCCTGGAGGAGCTCGATAGGCAGGAGAGCCGCAAGTCATCGTCCTCGGCCTCTAGGAGGGCTAGTGTGGAAGGTTTTTGA